The genomic interval CCCACCCCACACGGGCCCTGTACGCTGCCGCTCGGTCCTCCCGGCCCTCGGTGCTTCGGTCGGAACGGGACAAATCCTTTGGGCCCGCCCGCTGCCCGCCGCTAAAGCGCCTGCGCCACCAGGCACTTGAGGTAAAGCGTCTCGGGAACCGACGGCACGATGGGATGGTCGTACGCCTGGGTGCGGCTCTCGATCAGGCGCCACTGTCGCCTGGCGTCGTCGGCGGCGTCGGCCACCACCCCGAAGAACTGGTCCGGCGCCACGTGCTGCGAGCACGAGCAGGTCACCAGAAAGCCGCCGGGCTCCAGCATTTTCCATGCCCGCAGGTTGATCTCCTTATACCCCCTCAGCGCCGCATCCAGGCTCCGCCGCGTCCGGGCGAACGCCGGCGGATCCAGGATAATCACGTCAAAGCGCTCGTGCTGCTGATCAAGCCTGTGTAGCTCGTCGAAAGCGTTGGCTTCCACCCACTCGATGCCGTCCAGGCGGTTGGCAACGGCCTGGCGGCGCGCAAGCTCCAGCGCGATATGGCTCTGCTCGATGGCCACGACGCGGGATGCGCCGAATGCCCGGGCGAACAGCGCGAAGCTCCCGGTATAGCAAAACGCGTCCAACACTCGCGCCCCGACGACGAGCGGCTTGAGGGCCTGGCGGTTCTCCCGCTGGTCGAGGAAGAAGCCCGTCTTCTGGCCCTCCAGCACCTCGGCCTGGAACAGTAGCCCGTTCTCTTCAAACGTGACCGGCCCCAGAACCGATCCGAACAGCACCTGCCTCCGGGGCTCCAGCCCTTCGAGCTGCCGGCTCGGGACGTCGCTGCGCTCGACGATGGCGCGGGGCTCGAGGCGCTCGATGAGAAGCTCCAGCCACATCTTACGCCGCACGTCCATCCCCAGCGTGAGGAACTGCACCACCGCCACGTCGGCGAACCGGTCCACGATGAGCCCCGGCAGCCGGTCGCCCTCCGAGTAGACCAGCCGGACCCCTTGGGCCAGCGGGTAAAAGCGGCGCCGTAGCGCCAGGGCCTCGTCCAGCCTGCGGGCAAAGAACTCCCGGTCGACGGGCTCGTCCTCCAGCGTCAGGAGGCGCACGCGGATGCGGGAATGGGGGTTGTAGTAGCCCCGGCCGATGAGCCGCCCGGACGCGGTCACCACGTCGACAATGTCGCCCGGTTGGGCTTCCCCCTCGACGCGGTCGATCTGGGTGTCGTACACCCACAGGTGCCCTCGCGCCGTCCGGCCTTCCCGGCCATGGGCCAGCACGACGTCAGCCATTTGTGCACGCCACTCCCCGGTTTTGAAGTGGGCGGTTCAGTATGGTACCCTTTCCGCGAGGAAGGGGCCAGCTGGTGGAGCGGTGCGGACTGAGACCGAGACCCTCGTGACCGCCGAGGACCGCGTTGCCGGCAGGGCGTGCGCGCGCTGCGGCCGCGCCCTGGAGGTGGGCGACATGGCCGTGGTCTGCCCGCG from Bacillota bacterium carries:
- a CDS encoding class I SAM-dependent rRNA methyltransferase, with protein sequence MADVVLAHGREGRTARGHLWVYDTQIDRVEGEAQPGDIVDVVTASGRLIGRGYYNPHSRIRVRLLTLEDEPVDREFFARRLDEALALRRRFYPLAQGVRLVYSEGDRLPGLIVDRFADVAVVQFLTLGMDVRRKMWLELLIERLEPRAIVERSDVPSRQLEGLEPRRQVLFGSVLGPVTFEENGLLFQAEVLEGQKTGFFLDQRENRQALKPLVVGARVLDAFCYTGSFALFARAFGASRVVAIEQSHIALELARRQAVANRLDGIEWVEANAFDELHRLDQQHERFDVIILDPPAFARTRRSLDAALRGYKEINLRAWKMLEPGGFLVTCSCSQHVAPDQFFGVVADAADDARRQWRLIESRTQAYDHPIVPSVPETLYLKCLVAQAL